DNA sequence from the Cottoperca gobio chromosome 10, fCotGob3.1, whole genome shotgun sequence genome:
TTATCAGCACGTTTAATAGCAACTATGAATTCTAAAACTGTGATTCAATGTGAATGCCTTATCTTGTTTAATACCACACATGGGATTAAATGATGGCTGGTAATCTGTGCATTTAGTGTCACACTACTTGGTAGTGGGTTTGTTGTTCTTTGCTATGGCATATGATCTGACACAACATGAAACTAAGTGAGCTCTAGATCTTGGTTCCCTTTATCTTTCTTCCTCTAATATTTGTGTGATACAACGTGATAAAGCTGTgacatcctgcacacacaacatATTGTATTTCTCTGCATTGCCTGCGGCtctaatgtctgtctgtccctctgtctgtcccttcACAAGCCCAGCTCGTAGTGGAGGCTGATACCTTTGGTAGCCAGGTGAGAATCCGGGGCAAAGAAACCAATTTCTACCTGTGCATGAACCGACGCGGGAAGCTGGTAGGAAAGGTGAGACTTATTTCTATTAGAGATACGTTAATACAAAAAATCTAATCATCTTACATTTTCCTGACCAGCCTCTCTTTCTTcctatgcgtgtgtgtgtgtgtgtgtgtgtgtgtgtgtgtgtgtgtgtgtgtgtgtgtgggtaccTCTGGTTTCTCTGCTCTCACAGAAGGCCAGTAATCGAAGCGATGACTGCGTCTTTGTGGAAAAGGTTCTGGAAAACCACTACACAGCTCTGATGTCAGCATGCTACACAGGCTGGTATGTGGGCTTCACTAAAAGAGGTCGTCCTCGCCGTGGCCCCCACACACTCCCCAACCAGCAGGATGTACACTTCATGAAGCGCTTCCCGCCTGGGGAGCAGCCCGACCTCACCACCCCCTTTCGCTTCACCACCGTCAGCAAGCGGGGAAAGCGGGTGCGTGCTACTGGGCCCCGCTAGTAGTGGCTAACGCTTGCACCCACTGTCTTGTCATCCAAAGCCTTGACCAAAGCCTGCCAATGGCTAACCCAGTCATCTCCTCTGTCGCACACGACTGAACATCTCCTTTTGTTGGGACAAACATTGACCAGAAACTTGATGAATCATTCATGGGGTTTAGCTTTACACCTACTAATGTGCCACTACAGCCCCCTAGTTAGTGATCATTCCTCTCAATTTTAGTTCCCTTACTGGACCAACTGGACCATTACTGGTCCAATGCTGGAAGCTCTATGGACCTGGTCTGCTTCCCTTCATAGGCCAGAAATACTGACAGGGAACCTGAAGGGCAGCCAAAGTCCCTGGCTCTACAATGGCCTTTATTCCACAACCACAAGAACCACAAGGCCTTCATGTCTCCTGTTCTGGACCAGCTGGACAATGTCAAGTATGGGATTACAACTGGAccatacagagagagaacaagggTGGAAATGGCTGACTGAACAAGAGAGTGGGTGCTAGGCCTACGGATAAAGGGAaaacaggaaggagaggacaggaaaacGGCAGAGTGGACAAAGGGATAGAGTGATCTGCACAGATCAAATGGACCAAAAATGGACTGTTGACATGTGACGCACTTATTTGTCTCACTGCTAAATTGGTGTGAACCTGTGAGACTGTTGGATGAAAGGATGACAAAAGGATGAATGAGGGAATGATTGAGTGAGTGACTTACTGAATAAACGCATGTTTGTAAGAACAAGAAGACGtatgtcagagtgtgtgtgtttgtgtgtgtgagagagtgcacCAACAACCATGAGTGAAGCTGGATCACGAGGGACTCTGGAAAGGGACCTTCCAGTCCCTGCATGAACCCGTGACAACTCAGCGCAGGGACTGAAGCTTTAAGAACTGGAATGTATAAAAACCAAGCTGCACCAAAAAcagccagccaatcacagcaaaCCAAACCAACGACTGACCAAAGACAACTGGAGACCTTCTTCATGACTCCTCCACACTCCCTTCCCCCCCGAGGACACTACACCCTCAGCTTATAGGTGCAGAGGACGACGAGCGCAGGGGCGAGCGCGGCGGGGAGGGTGCATTGTCTATTAGCATTGCTATAGAAACGACCCAGGGGATGATGCTCCCGTGCGATACCGTGGATACAGAATGCTGCTACCAGGACATTCAGTGGAACAAACCAAAGTCTCATGCAtacaaacaggagaaaaaatATTAAAGGGAACAATTTATTgaaagttatatatattatatatataaaagaagacagaaaccCTAAATAAGCAATCTTACTATGAtggttattataattattacgataaaattatttcatttatttatttcagctcTGTGTGCAGCAGTCTTTCTCGACTCAGTAAACCTTACAGAAACATTTCCTGTGTGTCCCAGCCTCTTTAAACTGCTtcttcacattttctcttttctgtcaaTGTTGTAGAAAGAGATTGAAGTTTGCCGACGCTACGGGTGTGGTCGGCTGGCTTTAATGCTCAATTAGTTgatttacaaaaaattaattgccaactattttgataatcaaaaaTCGTTTAAGTCATGTATCAAGCAAAAAAAGCCCAACTTCTGCTAGGTCAAGCCACTATAGTATGAGGGTTTGATGgtttattctgttttttatcactctaaattgaatatctttgggttttggatttgAAGCAAGCAATCTGAAGACATTTCCCTTGACTCAAAGAAAGTGTGATATGCAGTAGGGTTGGAGGATATGACGATATGTACCATGATACTATATACATTTGTCAACCATCAGAGATTGCGGCATACCAATTTTACCAATATATGCATGCATTTAATATCTCTGGTTGTATTAGACCATTGTTGGCAATATTGGgtttggaggacttttgcatcAATGTACCTTCATTTTTTTAACTTCTCAAAGAAAAGTTTAATTCACTggattaatcaaaaacaaacattgaccTCTTGATAATTTATCActtaacactttttaaa
Encoded proteins:
- the fgf18a gene encoding fibroblast growth factor 18a, whose translation is MWSLLSTLTVLCIQMSLVMSNPLQQVLGVDGVNFSVHVENQTQVRDTMSRRHHRVYQLYSRTSGKHVQVLGRRISARGEDGDKFAQLVVEADTFGSQVRIRGKETNFYLCMNRRGKLVGKKASNRSDDCVFVEKVLENHYTALMSACYTGWYVGFTKRGRPRRGPHTLPNQQDVHFMKRFPPGEQPDLTTPFRFTTVSKRGKRVRATGPR